CAGACAAAATTTGAGTGATGGTCCTTCATGCTCATATAAAGGATGCAGCTGAGCCTCTGAAGTATCCAGATACAGTCTGAGTTAGTTGGACTTACCTGTGACAACTTGTATAATGTCTCCTGAATGCAGCCTTGTTGTCCTTTTTGTGTGATGGAAGTGTTTGTTACAACCCGGACTAGCACAGTGTAAAGTGCAGTTTCCTCACATGACACTGTGGTGTCTTTTCCCCTGATGATGTTAAAGATTAATAGCATCACAGAGAAATGGAATTGTTTACAAAGTCACCTGCTTCCTGTACAACAGCAGTTCTCAACATTGTAAACTTGACAATGAAGTCAAACTCTGTATGCAGTGAAGGCTGGGGAGGGTCGACAGCTTGATCACATAAATACgatcctgtcctcctctgttaAAGCAACATTAGATAATCTGTGGCATTTCTCAGGATCTACTGGCAACTTTGCCTTGATATCAGACAGAATTGTCAACTCGTTACACTCTGTTTCCAACAGAATCAGTCAACTGGACTCGGTGGAGTGGGCAGATTCAATGGTCTGGATCCAGCAAACTGGCAACCAGTAGAAACTGCAAATATCTGCCTCATTTCCATTCAAGAAGGCAAATTCTGAAGAACAGGTTTATTAGAAAAGATGATTAACAAATACGAtacataaaatcatttttccatttgatgctcTGACAATGTATATGGGTACTGTCATACAGAATATCCAGACAAAGGCAGATAATTACCTAATGAGAATATTACTTATTGGAGGGAAAAAAGCCTTGACTCGGAAGTGGTTGCAACCAGATGCTCCATCATTAGAAGACTGGTTAAAAATTATTTATGAAATTTACATAATGGAAAGAATAACATTTtctataaaaatgcaaatggaaatatttagGGGAATGTGGTTAAAATGGATCAAGTAGACAGACCTGACTTTATTTAATGGAAATTGCCATCTCCAATGGACTACTACTGTGATATAAGGAGAGGATCTCCATGGATTTATGAGTATGTGTGACATTGTTTGTACAAATGTTCATAGTTAGTTACTTAAAGTAAAATGAAAGGGATAGTAACAGAAGGAAGACAAGTTTTATTCTAACAAGGTTAATGcagtaaattgtttttgttttttgtttgttttgtctagttatttctatattaatatgtatttatgtaaatgatatTTATGTACTCAAATGTCTTACAAACCTGGACTGTGAATGACTTccctaataaaaataaaattaaaaaaaaacaaaacttcctcAATATTAAAACATCTAGTCTACATCGTTTTTAGCAGCTTAGTGAAGCTGAACTTATTACTAGTTACTAGTACTAGTTACTTTGCACCTGTAGTATTTTCAAACCAGTTCATGCTGGTATAAACTGCCTTTATAAACTTCTGTAAATTGATCTTGGGGAAGTGCTTTGGAAATATTGTTCCTGAAAATCACAGTTTTGGGTGAACTGTCCCTTTCAAGCTGTGACAGCATTTCTGACagtctgcagttttcattatgaaaGTGTCCGTGAGGGGTTTAAAATACAAAGGGTTCATCCTCCGGGGGTCAGGAATGTGATCAGTAAAAGTTCATGACCACGAGACAAGCAGATTTCGATACattcatgtaaatattttctgttcatCTTTATTTCTACAAGCTGTGTCTCAATCAGACtgtgtgaataaataaagctgtgAGTAAAGAATCAATGGACAGTGATCagatgataaaaacaacattgaGAAGGGTTTTCTTGTTTAGAAGTGTTGTTTACCTCCTTGAGTCAGTAACAATCTATGTAATCACTGTCATGAAAATTGCTTGCAGACACTCAGCACTCctgaaataatacacaaaacactgatgttGATTTTTCTAtggtgaaaaagaaagaatagtAGATAATTccaaactgatttttttaattgccACACAGATGTTTCGGGCAAGACGCCCTTCATCAGCATGTGTAATGGCAATTTCACAATCAATAGACAATAgattcaatgtttctgtggtttgcagaaacgttcaatgccaacgttttcttctggcgactgggttgaTCCAGTCTATAGGTGTTGCTTAAGGCAGCCGGGGTAAATGATGAAAGGTGGAATGCTTTCCTCGGCTGCACTCACACAGCAGTGCACCGTGATGTGCTCCCTGGTTGTACGCTGCAGCTGGTACACACATGCTTCCTCCCAGTCTGGCACAGGACTTTCTCTCTGGACCGAGGCTTGTCCTCAAAGCGTCGCAGTTACAGATGAGATGGGACTTGTCCTCCAAATGGTACTTCACATAGAGGCCCTCATACATcttaaagaagaagaacaaaaggaAATCCACAAACATATTCCCCCTAACCCACCCCCAAGGGatcatgtttctgtgaaagtgcAGGTGGTGCAACACCTTTAACACTTGCACCTGAGACGTACCTGCTGGTGTCTCATCTTAAAAGTTTTATTGTACAGTTGACTGCTAGTTTGTGTACATGGCAATAAAAACCTTAAACCTTAATTACTAACAGCTGTTGTTAAATGGATGaagtaacacatacacacacgtctGTTCAGGCACCTACAGATAAAATTTGCCTGTTGACAAACTCATTTACAACATTTActaatgtgcactgtccctgttaaataaaccgacaaatgaaaaaataaataattaattgctCTTTTTGCTGCTACCATCTGCCTTTGTGTGAAACATGAATACTGATGATTGAGTATTACAgactaataaaatattttactgggTTTGGTATCGGAGAGTATTATTCCTGTAATTACTACAGCATCCACTAGAGGACAGTGGTGTATAACAAAAGCCAAACTGATAAAATGTTAAGGGTGTGTGAAGGAAATCATAATTGTAGGAGCCATGAATGGTTCAATTGTGAATTTGGAATGAATTGTTAAGTAGTAATTTTGTGTGgtttatattttgggttattttggtgTATTTATTATTGCACGATCACGGCGattgataatcaggtcacatgGATATGGACAGTGATATTCTATAGTTCATATGAGCACTTGTTCACCTGTATGGCGGCtggtaagaaagagagagacggtGAGTGGGTCGCCGTATTTTTTGCTGACCGCTGTTTTACACCTGATCGCTGATTATTCTGAGTACATTTTATGCACGTCATAATAAGTTGATCTTTTTCATTgataaaagttattaaacttattttttgatCTCAGTGAATCTTTTTTGATAGCGTGTcagacaaacagcaaacaaggCCCAATCTCAGCCTCTCGGGGTCCGAGACTGAGCAAAATTGACTGAGTTGAGAGAAGCAAAAACACTATCAGTAACATAGCTGGCAACCAGAAATGAGACAATACGCTTAGCACAGCACATCTGACACAATacttgagatttgttgacaataagaaaaatacagtaaatcagcagccatgtcctttaactttgttgttttgtgtaatttctctcactctcatgCACATCGAACAAATAGATGTCATGGTGTCATTCGTGGTGACTAAAAGTGAAGTCGAATAGACAGTAAACTTCAGGTTTTCATGTGACTTCCTAAAAATCAAAGATTTCTTTCCATCTGAAGAAAggcatttataaaaaaaaaaaatcaattaatatttATGGACAGACTGATTTCttatatatactataataaGTTATACTTACTTATAATAAACTTTATGTGTTACAACAAATTGATGGGTAGTGAAAATAGCTATGTGCTGATAGCATTTGCAAATAAAACCTTTGTCtccacacatttttaaattatacaCAGATTATTGGATATTTATTATTGGATAAAGAAACTCAGTCAACACAAACATCTAtataaattgtctttttaagaagcacgcacgcacacacacacacacacacacacacacacgcgtgaCTTCCAGTAAATCTGAAAGTGTAAGTAAAcagtcagactccattttaaCGAGCAGAAGAAGGACAACAGTCCGAtgcagggtgagtgttaatattagGGCTGCCAATAatgattactgttattattgataattgctGATTGCTTTTTGGCGTAATAGTTAAATTGATCAAACTGTGTTAGAAAAGTATGAAATCACAATGTTGATATCTTCAAATGTTGTTTCCTTTTATTCTTTTCCGGGGTTTTTGCTTCCTCACAGCGATGTAACATAACACACCGGTGTGGtcaaaatagagagaagtcacTAGACACTAGACAAGTGCTAGACAGGCGTTTATTTAAAGCATGGGTCTCAATCTCGCGAAAGTTTAATGTTAGTTTTATGTGAATGGCACTTTACTGTGTTGTGCGTGGAATGCTGCTTCACAACAACTATGCTATCTACACAGGAAGAATGTGCACACCTCACGCTAGATTGTGTCGTTATTTTTGCTACACAGCTTTCAGTAAAATTCAAAGGTGAATTATTAAAccttattaaagcatcattccgtttatttcagcatcatctctctgttaccgatcatttcattttgttttgaagcactttgtaaagtccGTTTCAACACGCtctatcaataaatcatttatcattcttctgatgtttaataatgatgactgaCACTTTACAGTGGTGACagtttgcagaaaaatgtgatggCTTAGGGGTAAAGTCGTTTCAAATATCCACAGCAGCCGTGCGTAATGATCAGCTGTTCGAGAGCCTGTGCGTAATTCTCACTGAGGTCTGATGAGCGGAACGGACACAACTGTTGACGTACAAACGGAGGTTTAAAGACCTTTACATCCATTTTGGCTCACTGTGATAGCAAATGAGACTCGTGCATGTGATTCTACAgtgtgtgacattaaaaaaaaacagaaccaggTGTATCTGCGTCTTTATAAGTCTGGCAgataataatgtatgtgcatatttctgtcacagaATGCCACGTTGTGAAGAgaattaaaagttaatatatACGTTTTCATGAACACGTTTATGTTTATACGACAAAGATCATAAATACAGAGTGTAACAAAACACCGCACAGCTGATGCTGCTGTGCCACAcgtcatatttgatttgacaacGCCGCTAGCTTCGCTGCGCCCGCTGCATCCATGGAgttattatagaaaataaaagccaataaataACGCCCCCATGGCTGCAAACCATGGGATAATGGTGTCCCACTGTCCCGGCTTCATGTTCTCCACCTTTGCTCTGCAATGATGGGACATTCACGGACAAATTATTCGAAAAATCTTTTGGGTGAATGTAATGTACTGAATCATTTGCGAAAAGAGATTTATtcctcaaaacattttactccATAGTAAATGCCTTGCACAATAAGCATTatgaagatatttatttatgatgCCATTTGTTTCACTAATTTTATGACGACGTTCAAAAATCAAAAGCACGGCGCCTGCTATCCTAGCCTGCGCCTGCtaagctttttttgtggaatacCTGATGCTTCCCAGCCTCACCCAGACTCTACCTCCAGCGGCCCCTACGTAATTTGAGTTTGAGGGCCCTGATCTAaagtctgtttgttggatttaaaccAGAGTCGGAGTTTATCATTGTGGcggctggaaaacacacatggtttTAATTAAAGTAATGTAAACTATAAGACGCTACTAAGTTTAGAGGTAAGACTGGGTTtattactgtgtatgtgtgtgtgtctccagtgttactggtttacCTCTCAGACTCCAGAAGATGGATGATttggagaaagaggaggacagagCAGAGTCTCCTGAACCTGAACCCTCAGACACcaagtaagagactgtttctactgtgaACTTACCTGACGATGATTCAGTgttgaaatgtcatttaaaaacaaacaccactGACTGATAACCCACACTCTGCTACAACCATCTCCATCCGTTATTAGTGAGTGTCTGAAGATCTTATACAGCAGGTTTATCCATCTAAATATAAAGTGGCACCTGATTTGTTTAGTAAAGCTGTGCAGCTCatgaaaatgtctgtaaatgatACAGTAAAACTACATGCAGGCATCAGACTCTACAAATAAATTGTGATTTTACAGCAGATAAATGTTCAGGATGTGTGTCATATTCATTCACAGAGTTTACACATGTAGAAGTTCAAGTCCCTTTGCTCTCACATCTGTTTTCAGCTGTAGATAGAACACACAGAAGATATGAACATAAGtatttgttgtcattattaACTCATGTCCTTGTGCCATGTTTCATGTTACGTCTTCTCTTTACAAGAACTAATGATATATGTAAAACAATTGTCTtttccacagacagagagcagagtctccaGTATCCAGCTGTGTGTCTTTGAAGAGTGACCAGTCCAAAAAACTTCCTCCAAATTTCAGTAATGAACCTagaccctcagacacaaagtaagagactgtttctactgtaaacttACCTGACGATGATTCAGTgttgaaatgtcatttaaaaacaaacaccactGACTGATAACCCACACTCTGCTACAACCATCTCCATCCGTTATTAGTGAGTGTCTGAAGATCTTATGTAGCAGGTTTATCCATCTAAATATAAAGTGGCACCTGATTTGTTTAGTAAAGCTGTGCAGCTCatgaaaatgtctgtaaatgatAGAGTAAAACTACATGCAGGCATCAGACTCTACAAATAAATTGTGATTTTACAGCAGATAAATGTTCAGGATGTGTGTCATATTCATTCACAGAGTTTACACATGTAGAAGTTCAAGTCCCTTTGCTCTCACATCTGTTTTCAGCTGTAGATAGAACACACAGAAGATATGAACATAAGtatttgttgtcattattaACGCGTGTCCTTGTGCCATGTTTCATGTTACGTCTGCTCTTCACAAGAACTAATGATATATGTAAAACAATTGTCTtttccacagacagagagcagagtctccaGTATCCAGCTGTTTGTCTTTGAAGAGTGACTGGTCCAGAAAACTTCCTCCAGATCTCAGTAATGAACCTagaccctcagacacaaagtaagagactgtttctactgtaaacttACCTGACGATGATTCAGTgttgaaatgttatttaaaaacaaacaccactGACTGATAACCCACACTCTGCTACAACCATCTCCATCCGTTATTAGTGAGTGTCTGAAGATCTTATGTAGCAGGTTTATCCATCTAAATATAAAGTGGCACCTGATTTGTTTAGTAAAGCTGTGCAGCTCatgaaaatgtctgtaaatgatAGAGTAAAACTACATGCAGGCATCAGACTCTACAAATAAATTGTGATTTTACAGCAGATAAATGTTCAGGATGTGTGTCATATTCATTCACAGAGTTTACACATGTAGAAGTTCAAGTCCCTTTGCTCTCACATCTGTTTTCAGCTGTAGATAGAACACACAGAAGATATGAACATAAGtatttgttgtcattattaACTCATGTCCTTGTGCCATGTTTCATGTTACGTCTTCTCTTTACAAGAACTAATGATATATGTAAAACAATTGTCTtttccacagacagagagcacaGTCTCCAGTATCCAGCTGTGTGTCTTTGAAGAGTGACCAGTCCAAAGATTTTCCTCCAGATCTCAGTAATGAACCGGGgccctcagacacaaagtaagagactgtttctactgtaaactgacctgaGGATGATTCAGTGAGACGGTTTCATTAAGGTTGGAGTGTAGATATGGAGGAAACACAGTGGAGAGAAATAATGAACTAACTTCCCTTCAGCTGTAATCTAGAACAGATATTCATGTATATGTTaaccagagacagagacagggctGGTACTGGTATTTGATTTTCCAGTCAAAAAAATCTAAAGTAGTATTAGGTGACCTGGGTTTACTAAGGATTTAGTAACAAATTAAATTGTGTCTGTCCTTATTTACTGAAGTACTGCGCCAGGGTTCTGCGCAGGTAAAATTGAAGAAAATTGAGTGTTTGGTCTCATGCAATACAGAATGTGTCTTAAAGTGTTCCCGTTCAAAGACACAGGAACATGTTAAGACACATTCTGTATTGCAAAATGAGAGAAGcaaaatctgtaaaactgttcTAGAGATTATATCAGAAACAGTGTGACAGaggaacaaaaatgaaaagatgtattacaaaaatattaacTAGAGCTCTCTGCTCAGCaccacaacacaagacaaaagagcagcagtctgttatttttcacaagtggacttttctgttttgctcagTTGCCTCTTgcttatttttaacttttaatggCTCATAGTAGCTTGAAGgagccctgtggagttttcttgttaacaaacaaaagtcaggtTTACATTGACTTACTtaccaaaacacatttaatgtatCCTTGTGATCTAACAATTGTGTTGAATCCATTTCCCTCCTCATGAAACAATTGCAAAGCTAATTTTTGAACCTAGTATTCTAAATcctacattgtttacatccatgtttactagcttgcacTCTTCTGCCTTGGCTGGTGCGTTGTTGTGTCTGTCTAATCACTCTTGAACCCTTGCAATTGtagtatatattattttatttcaaattgaatgtaTTGAAGGAACAAAAAATATGTAACTGTCAAATACTTAGAGTCTTGACTGTTTATGTAGGGAAAAAGCTGCATGCAACTTGTGAGCTGTCGGTTGGCCACCACTAATGTCATGTGTCATAAAGAATGTGTTCAtgtccacagagagagaaagaggaggggtgtttctgtggaggagcagctgtcCCACTGTTCTTTGTGTCAGGACATCCTGAAAGATCCAGTCTCTACCAGCTGTGGGGACCGGTTCTGCAGACAGTGTGCAGAAAGATCCAGAACAACACCTGGACTACAGACAAACAGTCAGACCAGCACTGTACAAAGTAAGACTGAAGATATATctgctgatgtcatcatctCTGAAGAAAGGAGTgagacatatttctttttaattatacttttttttcttctctttcggCAGAAAGTGGTCTGCAGGAGGTTTTACATGAACATAAGATCAgtctgaggaggagatgtgaATCTGTGAATGAAGGGActgatgaagcaggaagtgaaacccTCCTCAAAAGGatctacactgagctctacatcacagagggacaaAGTGAAGGGGTTAATACCCAACATGAGGTGAGACAGCTTGAAACAGCTTCCAAGATGGAGACCCTCCATGAAACTCCAATCAAGTGTCACAACATCTTTAAAGTCTTACCtgaccaacacaaacacatcagagtTGTTCTGACGAATGGCGTCGCTGGTgttggaaaaaccttctcagtgcGCAAGTTCACTCTGAACTGGGCAGACGGCTTGAAAAACCAAgatgtcagtctggtgattctGCTTTCATTCAGGGAGCTGAACTTGATCAAAGATGAGCAGTACAGTCTCCTCAAGATGATTCATGTtttccatccaacattacagaaggtcacagcGGAGAAGCTCAATGACTgtaaagttttgttcatctttgacggcctggatgaaagcagactttcacTGGATTTCAAGAGCAATGACGTagtgtctgatgtcacacagaagtcatcagTCAACGTGTTGTTGATAAACCTCATCAAGGGGAATATGCTTCCCTCGGCTCTCGTCTGGATAACTTCCCgaccagcagcagcaaatcagatccctcctacaTGTGTTGACAGGGTAACAGAAGTACGAGGCTTCACTGACACCCAAAAGGAGcagtacttcaggaagagatttgATGATGAAGAACTgtccagcagaatcatctcacacatcaagacatccaggagcctccacatgatgtgtcacatcccagtcttctgctgggtcattgctacagttctggagcacatgttgactacagacaagagaggagagcttcccaagaccctgactgacatgtactcacacttcctgctggttcagacCAAGAGGAAGAAGCAAAAATATGATGAGGGACATCAGACAAGGCCACAGGAACTGACGGAGGCTGACAGGGAAGttcttctgaagctggggaggctggcatttgaacagctggagaaaggaaacatcatgttctaccaagaagacctggagcagtgtggtcttgatgtcacagaggctTCAGTGTCATCAGGAGTTTGTACAGAGATCTTCAAAAGAGAGATTGTGTTCTTCCAGAAAAAAGtctactgctttgttcatctgagcaTTCAGGAGTTTTtggctgcagtctacatgtaccactgttacaccaGCAATAACACAGAGGTACTGAAGGGCTTCCTGGGAAAAGACTACAGACACAGGGAATCAAAACCAAAGGGTTTCCCAAAGAACATTTCTGCTTATTTCAGAAACAAGGACGTCTTCCTGAGGAAAGCCATGGAAAAATCTCTCAAAAGTGAAAATGGCCACCTGGACCTGTTTGTTcgcttccttcatggcctctctctggagTCCAACCAGAGTCTCTTAGGAGGCCTGCTAGGTCAGACAGAGAACAGTCCAGAAATCATGCAGAGAGCCATCAACAACCTGAAGGAGATGAACACTAATGtctctcctgacagaagcatcaacatcttccactgtctgatggagatgaaTGACCGCTCAGTACATCAGGAGATCCAAAAGTTCCTGAAGTCAGAAAACAGATCAGAGAAGAAACTCTCCGTGatccactgctcagctctggcctacatgctgcagatgtcagaggatGTTCTGGATGAGTTAAGCCTGAAGAAGTACAACACATCAAAGGAGGGACGACAAagactgatcccagctgtgaggaactgcagagaGGCTCAGTAAGTCTAGATGTGATTAGCATTATAAATCAGTGCAGAATAGTAGTTTAGatcttcaaatataaataatataaaatactcaTTACTGTTAAAATAGTGCTCTATttgtttaaagacaaaataaaatgtcagttatATTTAGTCACAGATGTTCTTGAGCTGTTTCAAATGTTGTGAGTGCgaataatgttgatttttcagttggttgtgtttatagctgtcAAGTTAATGAACACAGTTATTCTATTTGTTTCTACTAATTATtggattttacagttttttattctatttatctCCCTTTGAGTGACGGAGGCGTCATTCAAACCTGGTAAAACAAATCAAGGACTTTAGAAGTTGTGGTTGAGGTTTTATTACAGCAGCATTTCATCACAacatatatcagtattttacagttatCACTGAATGTAGTAAAGTTTACTACAAGATTACTACATATGAAGGTTCTGCAAATAGTATATAACAGACACTGTTTTTTACCACTATGATTAAGAGTTTAAAATAAGTTCTGTGTCACTTTCCAAAGGCGATTTCTGAAGTCAGAGAGAATtgctttcatcatcatttttttcttgatggTTTCTGAGCCATTTCATAGTGAGCATGGGGGATCAGCATATCAGCAAACTGATACAGTAATGTCAGTTGTA
This is a stretch of genomic DNA from Thunnus albacares chromosome 6, fThuAlb1.1, whole genome shotgun sequence. It encodes these proteins:
- the LOC122984455 gene encoding protein NLRC3-like isoform X5; this translates as MDDLEKEEDRAESPEPEPSDTKQRAQSPVSSCVSLKSDQSKDFPPDLSNEPGPSDTKERKRRGVSVEEQLSHCSLCQDILKDPVSTSCGDRFCRQCAERSRTTPGLQTNSQTSTVQKSGLQEVLHEHKISLRRRCESVNEGTDEAGSETLLKRIYTELYITEGQSEGVNTQHEVRQLETASKMETLHETPIKCHNIFKVLPDQHKHIRVVLTNGVAGVGKTFSVRKFTLNWADGLKNQDVSLVILLSFRELNLIKDEQYSLLKMIHVFHPTLQKVTAEKLNDCKVLFIFDGLDESRLSLDFKSNDVVSDVTQKSSVNVLLINLIKGNMLPSALVWITSRPAAANQIPPTCVDRVTEVRGFTDTQKEQYFRKRFDDEELSSRIISHIKTSRSLHMMCHIPVFCWVIATVLEHMLTTDKRGELPKTLTDMYSHFLLVQTKRKKQKYDEGHQTRPQELTEADREVLLKLGRLAFEQLEKGNIMFYQEDLEQCGLDVTEASVSSGVCTEIFKREIVFFQKKVYCFVHLSIQEFLAAVYMYHCYTSNNTEVLKGFLGKDYRHRESKPKGFPKNISAYFRNKDVFLRKAMEKSLKSENGHLDLFVRFLHGLSLESNQSLLGGLLGQTENSPEIMQRAINNLKEMNTNVSPDRSINIFHCLMEMNDRSVHQEIQKFLKSENRSEKKLSVIHCSALAYMLQMSEDVLDELSLKKYNTSKEGRQRLIPAVRNCREAQLSDCGLSETHCEVVASALKSNPSHLRVLNLSKNKLQDSGVKLSAALESPNCRLETLRSVQWL